One segment of Schistocerca nitens isolate TAMUIC-IGC-003100 chromosome 3, iqSchNite1.1, whole genome shotgun sequence DNA contains the following:
- the LOC126248874 gene encoding CDGSH iron-sulfur domain-containing protein 3, mitochondrial yields MLCRGNLSARSFRIYFNTSKFYSSGPDKPSVVPQNPLAEIHGASLQKQNGEIYDKKPFKMKCEKGKTYMWCLCGRSKSQPLCDGTHKNAYLNTKLRPVKFQVTEDKEYWLCNCKQTSKRPFCDGTHKRPEIQAAVKS; encoded by the exons ATGCTTTGTAGAGGAAATTTGAGTGCAAGAAGTTTTCGTATATATTTC aacacatcaaaattttattcaaGTGGTCCAGACAAACCCTCAGTAGTTCCACAAAACCCACTAGCTGAAATACATGGTGCCTCATTACAAAAACAGAATGGTGAGATATATGACAAGAAACCATTCAAAATGAAATGTGAGAAAGGAAAAACCTACATGTGGTGTCTGTGTGGGAGGAGTAAAAGTCAG CCTCTATGTGATGggactcataaaaatgcatacctGAATACTAAGCTACGGCCAGTTAAATTCCAAGTAACAGAGGATAAAGAATACTGGTTGTGTAATTGCAAGCAGACATCAAAGAGACCTTTCTGTGATGGAACTCACAAAAGACCAGAGATCCAGGCAGCTGTTAAATCATGA